Proteins encoded together in one Papaver somniferum cultivar HN1 unplaced genomic scaffold, ASM357369v1 unplaced-scaffold_117, whole genome shotgun sequence window:
- the LOC113329667 gene encoding heat shock 70 kDa protein 3-like — protein sequence MITITNNKGRLSTAEIERLILEAENYKEEDEEHKKKVESRNSFENYTYSIRNTINKFGWKLALDDKKKIEDAVKSTIHWLDEHELADVDDVNDKREELENLCNGVIAKIYQQGGSAPKIEEVE from the coding sequence atgataactaTTACAAACAACAAGGGAAGGTTGTCGACAGCTGAGATTGAGAGGTTGATTCTAGAGGCTGAGAATTACAAGGAAGAGGATGAAGAACACAAGAAGAAAGTAGAGTCAAGGAACTCATTTGAGAATTACACATACAGCATAAGGAATACGATCAATAAGTTTGGATGGAAGCTGGCATTGGATGACAAGAAGAAGATCGAGGATGCAGTCAAAAGTACCATTCATTGGTTGGATGAGCATGAACTAGCTGATGTAGACGATGTTAACGACAAGAGGGAGGAGTTGGAAAATTTATGCAACGGTGTCATAGCTAAGATTTACCAGCAAGGTGGTTCTGCACCCAAAATCGAAGAAGTCGAGTAG